A stretch of Schaalia odontolytica DNA encodes these proteins:
- a CDS encoding helicase HerA-like domain-containing protein, translated as MSENIEDLKAQLAAAEAAAKAAEAEAARAKAEALRLQLEAKGGSAADAPAATAEAETQQAEAARATADALRTQVEAAEAAPAPEAPAAEAPAAPASSPAPSTELSAFATQIQGAYSWDVPAVTIGTLIDNGARVPGVSAKMPLPMFNRHLLVAGATGTGKTRTLQLLAEGLSANGSSVLLCDVKGDLTGLAEAGASSEKLLSRTAANGQDWASSSFPIELLSLGGADSQFPGVPVRAQISDFGPILLARALALNTTQEQALQLIFAWADGQGLELIDLPDLRAVISFLTSDEGKDELATIGGVSKATAGVILRALTALESQGGGQFFGAPGFDTADLMRMDSTGRGIISLLGVGDISTRPALVSAVIMFLLANLFSTLPEVGDVERPKLVFFFDEAHLLFADATKEFERQVVQTVRLIRSKGVGVVFVTQTPKDIPSDVLAQLGSRIQHGLRASTPDDFKKLKATVQTFPKTSLELDEVLTTLGTGEAVVTVLDPKGNPTPVTPVGIWAPASVMGPASADTVARINQSSVIMGRYRDAVNPDSAEEKLERRAADAQAAREEAIAQEEAAREAERLQKEAEKEAERAAKEAEKAAAKEEAARQKEMEKLRRQVEKQQEKEEAARQRAAERRTRQVENVLGSVLRTAGREITRSIFGTRKR; from the coding sequence ATGAGCGAGAACATCGAGGACCTCAAGGCGCAGCTCGCCGCGGCGGAAGCAGCCGCGAAGGCCGCCGAGGCTGAGGCCGCCCGCGCAAAGGCCGAAGCCCTGCGTCTCCAGCTTGAAGCAAAGGGCGGCTCGGCCGCAGACGCGCCTGCCGCCACGGCCGAGGCCGAGACCCAGCAGGCGGAAGCCGCCCGCGCGACGGCCGACGCGCTGCGCACCCAGGTGGAGGCCGCCGAGGCCGCCCCCGCACCCGAGGCCCCCGCCGCCGAAGCGCCTGCCGCCCCGGCCTCGTCCCCCGCCCCCAGCACCGAACTGTCGGCTTTCGCCACCCAGATCCAGGGCGCCTACTCCTGGGACGTCCCCGCGGTCACGATCGGCACCCTGATTGACAACGGTGCGCGCGTGCCCGGCGTGAGCGCCAAGATGCCGCTGCCCATGTTCAACCGCCACCTCCTGGTCGCCGGAGCGACGGGCACGGGCAAGACCCGTACCCTCCAGCTCCTGGCCGAGGGCCTGTCCGCGAACGGCTCCTCCGTCCTCCTGTGCGACGTCAAGGGCGACCTGACCGGCCTGGCCGAGGCCGGCGCCAGCTCCGAGAAGCTCCTGAGCCGCACCGCGGCCAACGGTCAGGACTGGGCGTCCTCCTCGTTCCCGATCGAGCTGCTGAGCCTGGGTGGCGCGGATTCGCAGTTCCCGGGCGTGCCCGTGCGCGCCCAGATCTCCGACTTCGGCCCGATCCTGCTCGCCCGCGCGCTCGCCCTCAACACCACGCAGGAGCAGGCCCTCCAGTTGATCTTCGCGTGGGCGGACGGCCAGGGCCTCGAGCTCATCGACCTTCCCGACCTGCGCGCCGTCATCTCCTTCCTGACCTCGGATGAGGGCAAGGACGAGCTGGCCACGATCGGCGGCGTCTCCAAGGCCACCGCCGGCGTCATCCTGCGCGCCCTGACCGCGCTCGAGTCCCAGGGCGGCGGCCAGTTCTTCGGTGCCCCCGGCTTCGACACGGCCGACCTCATGCGTATGGATTCGACCGGCCGCGGCATCATCTCCCTGCTCGGCGTCGGCGATATCTCTACGCGCCCGGCGCTGGTCAGCGCCGTCATCATGTTCCTGCTCGCCAACCTCTTCTCCACCCTGCCCGAGGTCGGCGACGTCGAGCGCCCCAAGCTGGTGTTCTTCTTCGACGAGGCGCACCTTTTGTTTGCGGACGCCACCAAGGAGTTCGAGCGTCAGGTCGTCCAGACCGTGCGACTCATCCGCTCCAAGGGCGTGGGCGTCGTCTTCGTGACGCAGACCCCCAAGGACATCCCCTCTGACGTCCTGGCCCAGCTCGGTTCGCGTATCCAGCACGGCCTGCGTGCCTCCACCCCGGACGATTTCAAGAAGCTCAAGGCCACGGTCCAGACCTTCCCGAAGACCTCCCTGGAGCTCGACGAGGTCCTCACCACCCTGGGCACCGGCGAGGCCGTCGTGACCGTCCTGGATCCGAAGGGTAACCCCACCCCGGTCACGCCGGTCGGCATCTGGGCGCCCGCCTCCGTCATGGGCCCCGCGTCCGCTGACACGGTCGCGCGCATCAACCAGTCCAGCGTCATCATGGGCCGCTACCGCGACGCCGTGAACCCGGACTCCGCCGAGGAGAAGCTCGAGCGCCGCGCGGCCGATGCACAGGCCGCCCGCGAGGAAGCCATCGCCCAGGAAGAGGCCGCGAGGGAGGCCGAACGCCTGCAAAAGGAGGCCGAGAAGGAAGCCGAGCGCGCCGCCAAGGAGGCCGAGAAGGCCGCCGCAAAGGAAGAGGCTGCTCGCCAGAAGGAAATGGAGAAGCTGCGCCGCCAGGTCGAAAAGCAGCAGGAGAAGGAGGAGGCCGCCCGCCAGCGCGCCGCCGAACGCCGTACCCGCCAGGTCGAAAACGTCCTCGGGTCCGTCCTGCGCACCGCCGGCCGCGAGATCACTCGCTCCATCTTCGGCACCCGCAAGCGCTGA
- a CDS encoding ComEA family DNA-binding protein — translation MNVSRWLARRRMAALTKAVYDSALSEDDEPAEPSAARLLPGATTVAALIVVVVLIAAMGVWRHAAAREHSQALAQSSSEREESEAAPVATGPSPSASASASAGDRTDAVVVYVSGAVASPGVLTLPASSRVIDAITSAGGATPEADLESINLARLLVDGEQIRVGIVGESPPAASEAGTPAGACIRLATATEAELQTLPGIGPALAQRIISYRATHPRLSAVEELDDVPGIGPSLIEKIRPGVC, via the coding sequence ATGAACGTGTCACGATGGTTGGCTCGTCGGCGCATGGCGGCGCTGACGAAAGCCGTGTACGACAGCGCCCTCAGTGAGGACGACGAACCCGCCGAGCCGAGCGCCGCCCGCCTCCTACCTGGAGCAACGACCGTGGCCGCGCTGATCGTCGTGGTCGTCCTGATAGCGGCCATGGGGGTGTGGAGGCACGCGGCGGCACGCGAGCATTCCCAGGCCCTCGCCCAATCCTCCTCCGAGCGAGAAGAGAGCGAGGCCGCGCCTGTCGCGACAGGCCCGTCCCCATCCGCATCCGCTTCCGCTTCCGCAGGCGATCGCACCGACGCTGTCGTCGTCTACGTCTCCGGTGCTGTCGCTTCCCCGGGAGTACTCACCCTGCCGGCCTCTTCCCGAGTCATCGACGCCATCACGTCAGCCGGAGGCGCAACACCCGAGGCCGACCTGGAATCAATCAACCTCGCCCGACTCCTCGTCGATGGGGAACAGATCCGGGTCGGCATCGTTGGGGAATCGCCACCAGCAGCCTCCGAGGCGGGCACCCCAGCGGGGGCGTGCATTCGACTGGCCACCGCCACCGAGGCCGAGCTCCAGACCCTGCCCGGCATCGGACCGGCCCTCGCGCAGCGCATCATCTCCTACCGGGCCACGCACCCTCGCCTGTCCGCCGTCGAGGAACTCGACGATGTGC